The proteins below are encoded in one region of Streptomyces sp. NBC_00490:
- a CDS encoding serine/threonine-protein kinase: MSEAQQTCQRPGCGGSYEDVGGGELYCDTCGLAPVVSSKGMVGSPPTGITGGGKSSRGSAGSSSRASSRTSSRTSSQSSKSRRSVSGRLSRALSGRTTGRSVSVRSSGSSTNTSARGRLGVGLVQVPDVPRPDPRAMVLENPEVPERKRFCSRSDCGAQVGRSRGDRPGRTEGFCTKCGNPYSFVPKLNSGDIVHGQYEVVGCLAHGGLGWVYLAVDRAVSDRWVVLKGLLDTGDQDAMAAAISERRFLAEIEHSNIVRIYNFVEHLDQRTGSLDGYIVMEYVGGKSLKEIANDRRTPTGKRDPLPVEQACAYGIEALEALGHLHSRNLLYCDFKVDNAIQTEDQLKLIDMGAVRRMDDDESAIYGTVGYQAPEVAEVGPSVASDLYTVARTLAVLAFDFQGYTNVFVDSLPDPDNIEVFRQYESFYRLLVRATDPDPARRFASAQEMAEQLTGVLREVVSLQTGRARPALSTLFGPELRVTDTELFPKLDGEVSRLGARVIVTRRRSSSPLPQLPAVGAVAVPAPGGTESLVKTVGTPAAALALPVPRVDPDDPNAGFLAGLMTTAPAELLGALAAAPAPSVETRLRQIRAWLENGDAHTALEALRRLEEERPDDWRVVWYRGVASLVTGDHEAAALAFDAIYDAFPGEPAPKLALGLCAEVLGQLDNAAEYYRLVWSTDPSYVSAAFGLARVQLASGDRTGAVRTLESVPESSIHYTAARVAAVRARLRGRTAAAGDVPFLDDLTAAAGQVEALDAYGLDPARREQLSAEVLGSALDWILSGGQGAAPSARRVLLGSELDERGLRFGLERSYRTLARLARGGEERIDLVERANRYRPRTWV; this comes from the coding sequence ATGAGTGAGGCACAGCAGACCTGTCAGCGGCCCGGCTGCGGCGGATCGTACGAGGACGTGGGCGGCGGCGAACTGTACTGCGACACCTGCGGTCTGGCGCCGGTGGTGTCGTCGAAGGGCATGGTGGGTTCCCCGCCGACCGGCATCACCGGCGGCGGCAAGAGCTCCCGTGGTTCGGCCGGCAGCAGTTCGCGCGCCAGCAGCCGTACCAGTTCCCGTACGTCGTCGCAGTCGTCGAAGTCCCGGCGCTCGGTGTCGGGTCGCCTCTCGCGCGCCCTGTCGGGCCGTACGACGGGCCGCTCGGTGTCGGTGCGCAGCTCCGGGTCCAGCACCAACACCAGCGCCCGCGGCCGGCTCGGCGTGGGCCTGGTCCAGGTCCCGGACGTGCCGCGGCCCGACCCGCGCGCGATGGTCCTGGAGAACCCGGAGGTCCCCGAGCGCAAGCGGTTCTGCTCCCGCTCGGACTGCGGGGCGCAGGTGGGCCGCTCCCGCGGGGACCGCCCCGGCCGCACCGAGGGCTTCTGCACGAAGTGCGGGAACCCGTACTCCTTCGTCCCGAAGCTCAACTCCGGTGACATCGTGCACGGCCAGTACGAGGTCGTGGGCTGTCTGGCGCACGGCGGTCTGGGCTGGGTCTATCTCGCGGTGGACCGCGCGGTGTCCGACCGCTGGGTGGTGCTGAAGGGCCTGCTGGACACCGGCGACCAGGACGCGATGGCCGCCGCCATCTCCGAGCGGCGCTTCCTCGCGGAGATCGAGCACTCCAACATCGTGCGGATCTACAACTTCGTCGAGCACCTCGACCAGCGCACCGGCTCGCTCGACGGCTACATCGTCATGGAGTACGTCGGCGGCAAGTCGCTCAAGGAGATCGCCAACGACCGCCGCACCCCGACCGGCAAGCGCGACCCGCTGCCGGTGGAGCAGGCCTGCGCGTACGGCATCGAGGCCCTGGAGGCACTCGGTCATCTGCACAGCCGCAATCTGCTGTACTGCGACTTCAAGGTCGACAACGCCATCCAGACCGAGGACCAGCTCAAGCTCATCGACATGGGCGCGGTGCGCAGGATGGACGACGACGAGTCGGCCATCTACGGCACGGTGGGCTACCAGGCGCCGGAGGTGGCGGAGGTCGGCCCGTCGGTCGCCTCCGACCTGTACACGGTGGCGCGGACGCTGGCGGTCCTGGCCTTCGACTTCCAGGGCTACACCAACGTCTTCGTGGACTCGCTGCCGGACCCCGACAACATCGAGGTCTTCCGTCAGTACGAGTCGTTCTACCGGCTGCTGGTCCGCGCGACCGACCCGGACCCGGCCCGCCGGTTCGCCTCCGCGCAGGAGATGGCCGAGCAGCTGACGGGCGTGCTGCGGGAGGTCGTGTCCCTCCAGACGGGGCGCGCCCGGCCCGCGCTGTCGACGCTGTTCGGTCCCGAACTGCGGGTGACGGACACGGAGTTGTTCCCGAAGCTGGACGGCGAGGTGTCCCGGCTGGGGGCGCGGGTGATCGTCACCCGCCGCCGTTCGTCCTCTCCCCTTCCGCAGCTGCCGGCCGTCGGCGCGGTCGCCGTCCCGGCGCCCGGCGGCACCGAGTCCCTCGTCAAGACGGTGGGGACACCGGCCGCGGCCCTGGCCCTGCCCGTTCCCCGGGTCGACCCCGACGATCCCAACGCCGGGTTCCTCGCCGGGCTCATGACCACCGCGCCCGCCGAGCTGCTGGGGGCACTGGCCGCCGCGCCCGCGCCGTCCGTCGAGACCCGGCTGCGGCAGATCCGGGCGTGGCTGGAGAACGGGGACGCCCACACCGCGCTGGAGGCCCTGCGGCGGCTGGAGGAGGAGCGGCCCGACGACTGGCGGGTGGTCTGGTACCGCGGAGTCGCCTCGCTCGTCACCGGCGACCACGAGGCCGCCGCGCTCGCCTTCGACGCGATCTACGACGCCTTCCCGGGCGAGCCCGCGCCGAAGCTGGCGCTCGGCCTGTGCGCGGAGGTGCTGGGACAGCTCGACAACGCGGCCGAGTACTACCGTCTCGTGTGGTCGACCGACCCCAGCTATGTCAGCGCCGCCTTCGGTCTGGCCCGCGTCCAGCTCGCGAGCGGGGACCGCACCGGCGCCGTACGGACACTGGAGTCGGTCCCGGAGTCGTCCATCCACTACACGGCCGCCCGCGTGGCCGCCGTACGGGCGCGACTGCGCGGACGCACGGCGGCCGCCGGTGACGTACCGTTCCTGGACGACCTGACCGCGGCCGCGGGGCAGGTCGAGGCGCTGGACGCGTACGGGCTGGATCCGGCGCGCCGGGAGCAGTTGTCCGCGGAAGTCCTCGGCTCCGCGCTGGACTGGATACTCTCCGGTGGCCAGGGCGCCGCACCGTCCGCACGCCGGGTACTGCTCGGCAGCGAACTGGACGAGCGGGGACTCCGCTTCGGACTGGAGCGTTCGTACCGCACGCTGGCCCGGCTGGCCCGAGGCGGCGAGGAGAGGATCGACCTGGTGGAACGTGCCAATCGTTACCGCCCCCGGACGTGGGTGTAG